From a single Loxodonta africana isolate mLoxAfr1 chromosome 9, mLoxAfr1.hap2, whole genome shotgun sequence genomic region:
- the NAIF1 gene encoding nuclear apoptosis-inducing factor 1: protein MAVPARKRKMNFSEREVEIIVEELELKKHLLVNHFNAGVPLAAKSAAWHGILRRVNAVATCRRELPEVKKKWSDLKTEVRRKVAQVRAAVEGGEVPGPTEEDGAGGPGTGGGSGGGGPTVAPVLLTPMQQRICNLLGEATIISLPTTTEIHPVALGPTATAAAATVTLTQIPTETTYHTLEDGVVEYCTTEAPPPLPAEAPVEMITQHTDTSVKPQALKSRIALNSAKLIQEQRVTNLHVKEIAQHLEQQNDLLQMIRRSQEVQACAQERQAQAMEGTQAALSVLIQVLRPMIKDFRRYLQSNTPNPAPASDPGQVAQNGQPDSIIQ, encoded by the exons ATGGCTGTCCCAGCGAGGAAGAGGAAGATGAACTTCTCTGAGCGGGAGGTGGAGATCATCGTGGAGGAGCTGGAGCTGAAGAAGCACCTGCTGGTGAACCACTTCAACGCTGGGGTACCTCTGGCCGCCAAGAGCGCGGCCTGgcacggcatcctgagaaggGTCAACGCTGTGGCCACCTGCCGAAGGGAGCTGCCCGAGGTCAAGAAAAAGTGGTCTGATCTTAAGACCGAGGTCCGTCGCAAGGTGGCCCAGGTTCGGGCGGCCGTGGAAGGTGGCGAGGTCCCTGGGCCCACGGAGGAGGACGGAGCTGGTGGGCCTGGGacaggtggtggcagtggtggtggtggcccAACTGTAGCCCCTGTACTGCTGACCCCCATGCAGCAACGGATCTGCAACCTGCTGGGCGAGGCCACCATCATCAGCTTGCCCACTACCACAGAGATCCACCCTGTGGCCCTCGGACCCACAGCCACTGCAGCCGCAGCCACGGTCACCCTGACACAGA tCCCCACTGAGACCACCTATCACACTTTGGAGGACGGAGTGGTAGAGTACTGCACAACCGAGGCTCCCCCGCCCCTGCCGGCCGAGGCCCCCGTGGAGATGATTACCCAGCACACAGACACGTCGGTCAAGCCACAGGCACTCAAGAGTCGCATCGCCCTCAACTCGGCCAAGCTGATCCAGGAGCAGCGGGTCACCAATCTACACGTGAAGGAGATTGCCCAACACCTGGAGCAGCAGAACGACCTCCTGCAGATGATCCGCCGCTCCCAAGAGGTGCAAGCCTGTGCCCAGGAACGCCAGGCCCAGGCCATGGAGGGCACCCAGGCAGCCCTGAGTGTCCTCATCCAGGTCCTCCGGCCCATGATTAAAGATTTCCGCCGCTATCTGCAGAGCAACACACCAAACCCCGCTCCAGCCTCTGACCCTGGTCAGGTGGCCCAGAACGGGCAGCCGGACAGCATCATCCAATGA